The Caldicellulosiruptor changbaiensis genome has a segment encoding these proteins:
- the mgsA gene encoding methylglyoxal synthase → MNIALIAHDKKKELMVQFAIAYKFILSKHTLYATGTTGRLIQEATGLEVHRFLPGPLGGDQQIGSLIAYNQIDMVIFLRDPLTAQPHEPDVNALLRLCDVHNIPLATNIATAELLIKALDRGDLSWREIVNPKLQKNKSDK, encoded by the coding sequence ATGAATATAGCACTTATTGCGCACGACAAAAAGAAAGAACTCATGGTTCAGTTTGCTATAGCGTATAAATTCATACTTTCGAAACACACTTTATACGCAACAGGTACAACAGGAAGACTAATTCAAGAAGCAACTGGACTTGAGGTCCACAGATTTTTACCAGGACCACTTGGTGGTGACCAGCAAATAGGCTCTTTGATTGCGTACAACCAGATAGACATGGTGATATTTTTAAGAGATCCTCTGACAGCACAGCCTCATGAGCCAGATGTGAATGCTCTTTTGAGACTTTGCGACGTTCACAACATTCCACTTGCAACAAATATAGCAACAGCAGAACTTTTGATAAAAGCACTTGACAGGGGAGACTTGTCATGGCGTGAGATTGTTAATCCCAAACTTCAAAAAAATAAGAGTGATAAATAA
- the rodA gene encoding rod shape-determining protein RodA, which yields MIVQNEETIKKRYNVFLIVLMILLCVIGFVLIASASNILDTGKYKLVVSQVIWFCLGFVLFFVFSIIDYRILTNFYVIIYLIMIGLLLYVDINGINVLGGQRWIKIGPLSFQPSEISKLLIVIFFAKAVSMQENINTFKNLAKVLFFAIIPIVFVLKQPDLGTASVFVAIIVTILFVAGLSLRYFYIAMGALAVFIPIAWEFILLDYQKDRVRILFNPELDPLGKGWQVMYSKIAIGSGKLFGKGLFMGTINRLNYLPVKESDFIFGVAGEEIGFVGCIVIIVLYSLLIINLIKIASDCKDKIGSYIVAGIAGMFGFQMFVNIAMTLGIMPVTGIPLPFISYGGSSMLTSMASLGIVQNIYRENIKTMF from the coding sequence ATGATTGTTCAGAATGAGGAAACAATAAAAAAAAGGTATAATGTTTTTTTAATAGTATTGATGATTTTGCTGTGTGTCATAGGTTTTGTGTTGATTGCAAGTGCAAGCAATATACTTGACACAGGTAAGTATAAGCTGGTAGTATCCCAAGTTATTTGGTTTTGTTTAGGTTTTGTTCTATTTTTTGTATTTTCAATAATTGACTATAGAATTCTGACCAACTTTTATGTTATTATTTATTTGATAATGATAGGACTACTTCTTTATGTTGATATCAACGGAATAAATGTGTTGGGCGGCCAAAGGTGGATTAAAATTGGACCTTTATCGTTCCAGCCATCTGAGATTTCTAAGCTTTTAATAGTAATATTTTTTGCAAAGGCTGTTTCAATGCAAGAAAACATTAATACTTTTAAAAATCTTGCAAAAGTTTTGTTTTTTGCTATCATACCTATAGTATTTGTTCTCAAACAACCTGACTTAGGAACAGCTTCGGTCTTTGTTGCAATAATTGTGACAATTCTGTTTGTAGCAGGTTTAAGCCTTCGGTACTTTTATATAGCAATGGGGGCACTTGCTGTGTTCATACCCATTGCGTGGGAGTTTATACTTCTTGATTATCAAAAGGATAGAGTGAGAATTTTGTTTAACCCAGAGCTTGATCCATTAGGTAAAGGTTGGCAAGTCATGTATTCAAAAATTGCAATAGGCTCTGGTAAACTATTTGGAAAAGGGCTTTTTATGGGTACTATAAATAGGTTAAATTATCTACCTGTCAAGGAATCAGACTTTATATTTGGGGTAGCAGGTGAGGAGATAGGATTTGTTGGATGCATAGTAATAATAGTACTTTATTCTTTGTTAATTATAAATTTAATCAAGATAGCATCTGATTGTAAAGATAAGATCGGTTCATACATTGTAGCAGGAATTGCTGGAATGTTCGGTTTCCAAATGTTTGTAAATATCGCTATGACACTTGGTATTATGCCTGTAACAGGAATTCCGCTACCTTTTATAAGCTATGGAGGAAGTTCTATGCTTACCTCCATGGCATCGCTTGGGATAGTTCAGAATATCTACAGAGAAAATATAAAAACTATGTTTTGA
- the minE gene encoding cell division topological specificity factor MinE — protein sequence MFEFFNKFFNKQSSKDIAKERLKLVLIHDRANVSPELLELIKNEILNAIQKYIVIDDKLLEIQITRTPSEQKGEFVPALIANIPIKSVKKSEIMNDEAEN from the coding sequence ATGTTTGAATTTTTTAACAAGTTTTTTAACAAGCAATCTTCAAAAGACATCGCAAAGGAAAGGTTAAAACTTGTTTTAATCCATGACAGGGCAAATGTCTCGCCTGAGCTATTAGAGCTTATCAAAAATGAAATACTGAATGCGATACAAAAATATATAGTAATTGATGATAAACTATTGGAGATTCAGATAACAAGAACTCCCTCTGAGCAAAAAGGTGAATTTGTACCTGCTTTGATTGCAAATATACCAATAAAGTCTGTAAAAAAATCAGAAATTATGAATGATGAGGCTGAAAATTGA